The proteins below are encoded in one region of Sphingobacterium sp. R2:
- a CDS encoding RNA-binding domain-containing protein has protein sequence MEALELLELIQQGESSRVQFKERLPHIDSLAQEMVAFSNTEGGIIIIGVNDKTGDLNGLSFQELQSVNQQLVNVASQSVFPPIVIKTETVRVNEQNLVVVELKEGISKPYKDRSGAIFMKNGSDKRRVTSNDEIARLLQSSKIMFADELPVVGSTIADIDVDLFNKFIHTKYGRGLEDMGIDLPKSLENLNLLSEGQLTLAGLLLFSDRRQQFRPQFTIQCVSVDADDITGSTFSDSEAPIEGNMLTVFQKAIGFVDRNMRKQQTGSSFNSPAIWEIPYEVFEELLVNALIHRDYFIQSTIKIFIFRNRVEIHSPGKLPNSLTVENIRNGISIARNPILQSVAQFVLPYKGLGTGVSRAVALYPNIDFANDTQAEQFKVIIQRP, from the coding sequence ATGGAAGCATTAGAATTATTGGAACTCATCCAACAAGGAGAAAGCTCCAGGGTGCAGTTTAAAGAACGCCTCCCTCACATCGACTCTCTTGCCCAGGAAATGGTAGCCTTTTCAAATACGGAAGGTGGAATAATAATTATTGGGGTGAACGACAAAACGGGAGATTTAAATGGACTTTCTTTTCAGGAGTTACAGTCAGTAAATCAACAGTTGGTTAATGTCGCTTCTCAAAGTGTTTTTCCTCCCATAGTTATCAAGACAGAAACGGTAAGGGTCAATGAGCAGAATCTGGTGGTTGTAGAACTTAAAGAAGGAATCAGTAAACCTTATAAAGATCGTAGTGGCGCAATTTTCATGAAAAATGGCTCTGACAAAAGGAGAGTAACATCAAATGATGAAATAGCGCGGCTATTACAAAGCAGTAAAATTATGTTTGCAGATGAATTGCCTGTCGTAGGTAGTACGATTGCTGATATTGATGTTGATCTATTCAATAAATTTATTCATACTAAATACGGTAGAGGTTTGGAAGATATGGGTATTGATCTGCCAAAATCCCTCGAAAACCTGAATCTCTTGTCTGAAGGGCAGTTGACCCTGGCAGGACTCTTGTTATTTAGTGATCGCAGACAGCAATTCCGTCCTCAATTCACTATCCAATGTGTCTCTGTTGATGCGGATGATATTACTGGTAGTACATTTTCCGATAGTGAGGCACCGATCGAAGGTAATATGCTGACGGTCTTTCAGAAGGCAATCGGATTTGTGGATAGAAATATGAGAAAGCAACAAACAGGAAGTTCCTTTAACAGCCCTGCGATATGGGAAATACCTTATGAGGTATTTGAGGAACTGTTAGTTAACGCACTGATACATCGGGACTACTTCATCCAGTCAACGATCAAGATTTTCATTTTCAGGAACAGGGTTGAAATTCACAGTCCGGGTAAATTACCTAATTCTTTGACTGTTGAGAATATTAGAAATGGTATATCAATAGCACGAAACCCAATCCTCCAGTCCGTTGCACAATTTGTCCTGCCTTACAAAGGCTTGGGAACAGGAGTTTCAAGAGCTGTAGCCCTATACCCGAATATTGATTTTGCAAATGATACACAGGCAGAACAATTTAAGGTTATCATTCAACGCCCTTAA
- a CDS encoding RusA family crossover junction endodeoxyribonuclease, translating to MDINLQFRNCDKKNAHPDPYSVDGEVLLDISFSDNIPTVQSRNHVKDQMVTVIQQQLSQIAWIAIGPVWVELTWYIDAAHRQETDVVGDLDNISKQVIDSLTGLGGLFVDDSQMKTFNSCWLAKNQSFSGQRLSISVRFLSDETLLKDIVFFIQYNEAMCFAIDLNPNVESELKAIKLFAKAKMAQRNTSRVLQEEHNVDLRFELIASQKDFHRTRLRSIPAERIFRL from the coding sequence ATGGATATTAACTTGCAATTTAGGAACTGCGATAAGAAGAATGCTCACCCTGATCCCTATTCTGTAGATGGGGAAGTACTTCTTGATATATCATTTTCGGATAACATTCCTACTGTACAGTCCCGGAATCATGTGAAGGATCAAATGGTAACGGTTATACAGCAACAGTTGTCACAGATTGCATGGATAGCGATTGGGCCTGTATGGGTTGAATTGACCTGGTATATCGACGCAGCTCACCGGCAGGAAACAGATGTTGTCGGAGATCTGGATAACATAAGTAAGCAAGTAATTGATTCACTCACCGGATTGGGTGGTTTATTTGTTGATGATAGTCAGATGAAAACTTTTAATTCCTGCTGGCTGGCAAAAAATCAATCATTCTCTGGTCAACGCTTGTCGATCTCCGTTCGTTTTTTAAGTGACGAAACTTTGCTTAAGGACATAGTATTCTTTATCCAATACAATGAGGCAATGTGCTTTGCCATTGATCTTAATCCTAATGTGGAATCTGAACTGAAGGCTATAAAGCTATTTGCAAAGGCTAAAATGGCGCAGCGCAATACTTCCAGGGTCCTTCAGGAAGAACATAATGTCGATTTAAGGTTTGAGTTGATCGCTTCGCAAAAAGATTTTCATAGGACGCGGCTGCGATCGATCCCTGCCGAGAGAATATTCCGGTTATGA
- a CDS encoding Shedu anti-phage system protein SduA domain-containing protein — protein MNWNADSVERELNEAFTINSELKLLEVLKRNSFLFYELYSRKYGVQPLFHELSSGAKLRCDFAWLNDNSDSPEWVLLEIEKPRMRLFNTSGKPSAELNAALEQVREWDRYFHEYPAEKKRIFGAVGRFRYVLVAGSSDDWKIEAAMKWRSHQNSISNIEIRSSDLFLRPITILREHPDELWNFEENPVSFGYSKLENYWKEYVYMDRMRKMF, from the coding sequence ATGAACTGGAACGCTGATTCAGTCGAAAGGGAGTTAAATGAAGCATTTACGATAAACTCCGAGCTTAAATTACTTGAAGTTCTAAAACGAAATTCTTTTCTTTTTTACGAACTGTATTCAAGAAAATATGGCGTACAACCGCTGTTTCATGAATTGTCATCTGGTGCGAAGTTGAGATGCGACTTTGCCTGGCTAAATGACAACTCCGATAGTCCTGAGTGGGTGTTGTTGGAAATTGAAAAGCCGAGAATGAGATTATTCAATACGTCAGGGAAGCCGTCTGCAGAACTCAATGCTGCATTGGAGCAAGTACGCGAATGGGATAGATATTTTCATGAATATCCTGCCGAGAAAAAGAGAATTTTCGGTGCTGTAGGACGGTTTAGATATGTTTTAGTGGCGGGGAGTTCAGATGATTGGAAAATAGAGGCAGCCATGAAATGGAGAAGCCATCAGAATTCAATATCAAATATTGAAATAAGGTCGAGTGACTTATTCCTTAGGCCTATAACAATTCTACGCGAACATCCGGATGAACTTTGGAATTTCGAGGAGAATCCTGTTTCCTTTGGCTACTCCAAACTTGAAAACTATTGGAAAGAATATGTTTATATGGATAGAATGAGAAAGATGTTTTAA
- a CDS encoding SOS response-associated peptidase → MCYYNGQRVSRDEFIRLMALEKAVMNYDFLDQEIHEGFNYGNIAVLRPTDDKCNFDIVQMEWGFIPSYIKNREKVHQMRFGYKDATGKWHQAYTTLNAKGEELLLKDENTGKEKMFRKAALERRCLILSSEFYEWRHIYPKNKRTGLPLKTANKYPYHIGLKDKAYFFIAAIWQNWTDKDTGETVDTVALVTTEANSLMRQIHNSKNRMPTMLPDELAWEWMMEDLTEERIIELATYQISAGEMDAYTIEKDFKTTGTPTKAFVYAEVPELTYEV, encoded by the coding sequence ATGTGTTATTATAACGGTCAAAGAGTATCCAGAGATGAATTTATCCGGTTGATGGCATTAGAAAAAGCAGTAATGAATTATGACTTCTTGGATCAAGAAATACATGAAGGATTTAATTATGGAAATATTGCTGTTTTAAGACCTACCGATGATAAGTGCAATTTTGATATTGTACAAATGGAATGGGGTTTTATTCCCTCCTATATCAAAAACAGAGAGAAGGTACATCAGATGCGTTTCGGTTACAAGGACGCTACCGGAAAATGGCATCAAGCCTATACAACGCTCAATGCTAAAGGCGAGGAACTACTTCTGAAAGATGAAAATACCGGCAAAGAAAAAATGTTCCGTAAAGCTGCCTTAGAACGCAGATGTTTGATTTTATCAAGTGAATTTTATGAGTGGCGGCATATTTATCCAAAAAATAAGCGAACCGGCCTGCCTCTTAAAACAGCCAATAAATATCCTTATCACATTGGTTTAAAAGACAAAGCCTATTTCTTTATTGCTGCGATCTGGCAGAACTGGACAGATAAAGATACAGGTGAAACGGTCGACACAGTAGCCTTAGTAACAACAGAGGCAAATTCGTTAATGAGACAAATCCATAACAGCAAGAACCGAATGCCTACAATGCTTCCCGACGAACTGGCCTGGGAATGGATGATGGAAGACCTTACGGAAGAGCGTATAATTGAATTGGCAACATATCAGATAAGTGCGGGCGAGATGGACGCCTACACAATCGAAAAAGATTTTAAAACAACCGGAACTCCGACTAAAGCATTTGTCTATGCCGAAGTGCCAGAATTAACCTATGAGGTTTAA
- a CDS encoding ATP-binding protein produces the protein MDIENKANTDDWRQETQLGLESSELYRVLKAKCTSDPAGSHVISLVDEAVYYAYQRTKTIMLHMGEYTLHDGDHLFRVLRLMEKIIPSTTISALSVPELMLLILTAFFHDIGMAASKQDTIIWSSLWDNDSLKDKSSKQYLEFKKYCQGFPSILDEIEGLKSKGQLSKVELLKKHMISEYIRSTHAERARTIIDEDWNGKIKYRDIDLTNEFAQLCFSHNEDAATLLEFDTSLLCGPGTYACIPFIGVILRLADILDFDGKRTPPVLFSHLFVRNPISIREWQKHRNIDAWDINNVNIRFQARCEHPAIESSIRQFCGQIDKELAAANTILNRLNDSVRNPFPEHYKISLPLKVDRSKIGPAKKLPTGKPAYNYQETKFTLNKTQVIDLLMGTKLYGHPEVALRELLQNSIDACLLRQAMAKSWKNVYTPKIQIRFYTDGDDFLQIIDNGTGMDLDIINKFYSSIGTSYYKSSEFYDLKATVELDYTPISRFGIGILSCFMVSDYLMVNTKRLKGPYESSDAYEIIVEGQDSIFWVREGNMVEPGTSTQLALRQGHPWKYLKDKDLIDSICKIIPRPPFAIEIITPTESYIHNGERFKNLSFDDLRDYTWRAEPNIKEINFSISDDEYGIFGKVIVAILEEHGEPVSEIELHAKEVNVDGDDYTLERSIKYGTNEIEKKSKTIEIDEDGNANLSPSSSRLAKSKAILTLHGIEVPFNIFPDYWSAKNQQVQIKWPIPLRLIIDIAGTKDLNLNSARTEILYDEKWLSFEENLAYLICKHLSETLPKIYWDKLKQIMLDNNKSPQFGDALSRLEKD, from the coding sequence ATGGATATCGAAAATAAAGCAAACACTGATGATTGGCGTCAGGAAACGCAGCTAGGATTAGAATCGAGTGAATTGTACAGAGTTTTAAAAGCTAAATGTACTTCAGATCCCGCTGGATCTCATGTCATATCTTTAGTTGATGAGGCTGTCTACTATGCATATCAGAGAACAAAAACCATCATGTTACATATGGGTGAGTATACTCTACATGATGGCGATCATCTGTTCAGGGTGTTGAGATTAATGGAAAAGATTATTCCGTCCACTACAATATCTGCACTTTCTGTTCCCGAATTGATGCTTTTAATTCTGACTGCTTTCTTTCATGACATTGGAATGGCTGCATCAAAACAAGATACCATTATATGGAGTTCCTTATGGGATAATGATTCATTAAAAGATAAATCTTCAAAACAATATCTGGAGTTTAAAAAGTATTGTCAGGGCTTCCCGTCAATTCTTGATGAAATCGAAGGCTTAAAATCCAAAGGTCAGCTGAGTAAAGTCGAACTGCTCAAAAAGCACATGATTTCGGAATATATTAGATCCACACATGCAGAAAGAGCTCGCACTATTATCGATGAAGATTGGAATGGAAAGATTAAATATAGAGACATAGATTTAACCAACGAATTTGCGCAATTATGTTTCAGTCATAATGAAGATGCTGCAACGTTGCTGGAATTTGATACATCCTTACTCTGTGGCCCCGGAACCTATGCTTGTATTCCTTTTATAGGAGTGATATTGAGACTTGCCGATATACTTGATTTCGATGGAAAAAGAACACCGCCCGTTTTGTTTTCCCATCTATTTGTTAGAAATCCTATATCTATCAGAGAGTGGCAAAAACATAGAAATATAGACGCATGGGATATTAATAACGTCAATATTAGATTTCAGGCACGTTGCGAGCATCCAGCTATCGAATCATCTATTAGACAATTCTGTGGTCAGATAGATAAGGAACTTGCAGCTGCAAATACGATTCTCAACAGATTGAACGACTCGGTAAGAAATCCATTTCCCGAACATTATAAAATCAGCTTACCGTTAAAAGTAGACAGAAGCAAAATTGGCCCTGCAAAAAAACTTCCGACCGGAAAGCCAGCTTACAATTACCAGGAAACTAAATTTACACTTAATAAAACCCAAGTAATAGATTTATTGATGGGCACTAAACTCTATGGCCATCCTGAAGTCGCGTTAAGGGAGCTGTTGCAAAATTCTATTGACGCATGTTTGCTTCGGCAAGCAATGGCGAAAAGTTGGAAAAATGTCTACACGCCGAAAATACAAATTAGATTCTACACAGATGGTGATGACTTTTTGCAAATTATCGATAATGGAACGGGAATGGATTTGGACATTATCAATAAGTTCTATTCCAGCATTGGAACATCTTACTACAAATCTTCAGAATTTTATGATCTAAAAGCAACAGTTGAGTTAGATTATACGCCTATTTCCAGATTTGGAATTGGTATATTATCTTGCTTCATGGTTTCCGATTATTTGATGGTTAATACAAAAAGGTTAAAAGGCCCATATGAATCCAGCGATGCTTATGAAATTATCGTCGAAGGACAGGATAGCATTTTTTGGGTAAGAGAAGGTAATATGGTTGAACCTGGGACTTCAACTCAGCTTGCCTTAAGACAAGGACACCCTTGGAAATATTTAAAGGATAAGGACTTAATTGATTCTATCTGTAAGATAATACCAAGACCTCCATTTGCCATTGAGATCATTACTCCCACAGAAAGTTACATCCATAACGGTGAAAGGTTTAAAAATCTATCCTTTGACGATCTTAGGGACTATACCTGGCGAGCTGAACCAAATATTAAAGAAATTAATTTCTCCATTTCTGATGATGAATATGGTATTTTCGGTAAGGTAATAGTGGCAATATTAGAAGAGCATGGAGAACCTGTGTCGGAAATTGAATTGCATGCCAAGGAGGTCAATGTAGATGGAGATGATTACACCTTAGAACGATCAATAAAGTACGGAACAAACGAAATTGAAAAGAAATCTAAGACAATTGAAATTGACGAAGATGGAAATGCGAACCTTAGTCCGTCATCATCGAGATTGGCTAAATCGAAAGCTATTCTTACATTACACGGAATAGAGGTGCCATTTAATATTTTTCCTGATTACTGGAGTGCAAAAAATCAGCAGGTTCAAATAAAGTGGCCAATACCCCTTCGGTTGATTATTGATATAGCAGGCACGAAAGATTTAAATCTCAATTCGGCCCGTACGGAAATATTGTATGACGAAAAATGGCTGAGTTTTGAAGAAAATCTGGCATATTTGATATGCAAACATTTATCTGAAACGCTTCCCAAAATCTATTGGGATAAATTAAAGCAAATTATGTTGGATAACAATAAGAGTCCTCAATTTGGAGATGCACTAAGCCGACTTGAAAAGGATTAA
- a CDS encoding imm68 putative immunity domain-containing protein gives MYLEKWKDTSFGTDYGNDFLEFIEEINSSPITMLDIYQQCDLKKYFDQPDLILQRRDNNVYLGNPGFDLFVHYEDAVISLSAVIVESELCGEADLTEAYGNETVSFQVSKQELETIKSSLHFIYNNPDKFVLFEMCAADEKDEVLNHLSEMLDQLQVCIDKK, from the coding sequence ATGTACTTGGAAAAATGGAAAGACACCTCCTTTGGCACTGATTATGGCAACGACTTTTTGGAATTTATTGAAGAGATTAACAGTTCTCCAATAACAATGCTTGATATCTACCAGCAATGCGATTTAAAAAAGTATTTTGATCAACCGGACTTGATTCTTCAGCGGAGAGATAATAATGTATATCTAGGCAATCCCGGATTTGATCTGTTCGTACATTACGAAGATGCCGTAATTTCGCTCTCGGCAGTAATCGTAGAGTCTGAACTATGTGGAGAAGCGGATCTTACAGAGGCCTACGGTAATGAAACGGTGTCTTTCCAGGTATCCAAACAGGAATTGGAAACAATCAAGTCATCACTACATTTTATATATAATAATCCTGACAAATTCGTCCTGTTTGAGATGTGCGCGGCAGATGAGAAAGACGAAGTATTGAATCACTTATCGGAAATGCTGGACCAATTGCAGGTTTGCATAGACAAGAAATAG
- a CDS encoding helix-turn-helix domain-containing protein, translating to MAYLDKNKYDKLKTLGQILKEARESESLLLRQVAAAVNADTAMISKFEKGERKPTREQIGLLAKALKLDEKALLISYLSDKVASDLAGEDVAKEALKAAEKKIDILKKKQDK from the coding sequence TTGGCATATCTTGACAAGAATAAATACGACAAATTGAAAACGTTAGGGCAAATACTCAAAGAGGCCAGAGAATCGGAAAGTCTGCTATTGCGGCAGGTAGCCGCTGCCGTCAATGCTGATACAGCTATGATAAGTAAGTTTGAAAAGGGAGAAAGAAAACCTACCCGTGAGCAAATCGGCTTACTTGCCAAAGCACTTAAACTGGATGAGAAAGCTCTTCTGATATCTTATTTGAGTGATAAGGTAGCTTCTGATCTTGCTGGAGAAGACGTAGCAAAGGAGGCATTAAAGGCCGCAGAAAAGAAAATTGATATACTGAAAAAGAAACAGGATAAATGA
- a CDS encoding TrlF family AAA-like ATPase, which translates to MMNQEQQSKPMIFENGATWLRADFHLHTHKDKEFKPLANPNDFFNQCIQRLKEEDVHIAVVTNHNKFDRDEFVNFRKKAWKEDIWILPGVELSVNDGANGIHCLIVFDHSSWITGQEDYINQFLTSAFEGVANKENENTRCNYSLENVLQKLSNHKSQGRDSFIVMAHVDQDSGFLKELDGGRKQQFANSELFREFVLAFQKFRSYDQLQGLNQWFSGKLPAFVEGSDCKCVEDVGKAHKQNGEEKKTYIKIGAFNFDALKYALLDHHERVSHGPHKIEKAWLKSISFTTSKWQDKKLSFSSAMNNLIGIRGSGKSSLLETIRYALDIPLGANSHEPGYKERLVQNFLGSGGKLTIELVDKYGQVFVAEKIMGESTNIYQNGQLQHNLKVNAILNKPLYYGQKDLSDIGGETSTEDLISKLMGDKLMPVRQKVEEKNSEVTTLLTEVQRINKSLSQKKEIEERKASIELNMRIFKDNEIDKKLNKQIEFDKDNNRLDNILQFEHSVINGLQETVNDYRELFAAQKNYQSKENSSLFVAVYEAFNRFEETFLKISGIIEGLKKEKLSIDNLKDGFIAQYEQLKEEFSKIKREINLPNIEADAYVRLSKDLDLQNAKLIEIGKLDQRREQALQKLKQALVDLKGLWHAEYQLVVEEVQKLNNDQSKLRIEVNFKGNKDRFKEFIRASVRGSGLRDAALSEIADHYADLIEVYNDLRVDGSKVSRILSGGNNLSNFTGKFKDNINAFLTYRVPDKYVIYYNGRPLNEHSLGQRASALILFILTLKENDIIIIDQPEDDLDNQTIYSDVITELRKLKDSTQFVFATHNPNIPVLGDCEQTICCSYHNGVISTTEGSIDDTSIQKRIVNIMEGGEEAFNQRKMIYELWKH; encoded by the coding sequence ATGATGAATCAGGAACAACAATCAAAACCGATGATATTTGAAAACGGAGCCACATGGCTTCGTGCCGATTTTCATTTACATACACATAAGGACAAGGAATTTAAGCCTCTTGCAAACCCCAATGATTTTTTTAACCAGTGTATTCAAAGGCTTAAAGAGGAAGACGTTCATATTGCTGTAGTTACCAACCACAATAAATTTGACAGGGATGAGTTTGTTAACTTCCGGAAAAAGGCATGGAAAGAAGATATTTGGATTTTACCCGGTGTCGAATTATCAGTCAATGATGGAGCGAATGGCATTCACTGCCTGATTGTATTTGACCACTCATCATGGATTACCGGACAAGAAGATTATATAAATCAGTTTTTAACATCAGCCTTTGAAGGTGTTGCCAATAAGGAAAATGAAAACACACGTTGCAATTATAGTCTTGAAAATGTACTTCAGAAACTAAGTAACCATAAGTCACAAGGCAGGGATTCTTTTATAGTGATGGCCCATGTTGACCAGGATAGCGGCTTCCTGAAAGAATTGGACGGTGGAAGAAAACAGCAATTTGCAAATAGCGAGCTTTTCCGGGAGTTTGTCTTGGCTTTCCAAAAATTCCGAAGCTATGATCAATTACAGGGATTGAACCAATGGTTTTCAGGGAAACTTCCCGCATTTGTAGAAGGTTCAGATTGCAAATGTGTGGAAGATGTGGGTAAGGCTCACAAGCAAAATGGCGAAGAAAAGAAGACTTATATAAAAATAGGTGCGTTCAATTTTGACGCACTGAAATATGCGCTACTGGATCATCATGAAAGAGTATCGCACGGTCCCCATAAGATAGAAAAGGCCTGGCTAAAGTCAATTAGTTTTACGACGAGTAAATGGCAGGATAAGAAACTATCCTTCAGCTCAGCCATGAACAACCTTATTGGTATTAGAGGAAGCGGAAAGTCATCACTGTTGGAAACAATCCGTTATGCGCTTGACATTCCACTAGGTGCCAACTCCCATGAGCCAGGATATAAAGAACGTTTGGTTCAGAATTTTCTTGGCAGCGGGGGGAAACTAACGATAGAATTGGTGGACAAGTACGGACAGGTTTTTGTCGCAGAAAAAATAATGGGGGAATCTACCAACATTTACCAGAATGGACAATTACAGCATAACCTCAAAGTAAACGCCATCCTGAACAAGCCACTCTATTACGGTCAGAAAGATCTGTCTGACATAGGCGGTGAGACTTCAACTGAAGATCTTATCTCCAAACTTATGGGTGATAAACTGATGCCTGTAAGACAAAAGGTCGAGGAAAAGAATAGTGAAGTAACAACATTGTTGACGGAAGTCCAGCGCATCAACAAATCCCTGTCCCAGAAAAAGGAGATAGAAGAAAGAAAAGCATCTATTGAACTGAATATGAGGATATTCAAGGATAATGAAATAGATAAAAAACTAAACAAGCAAATAGAGTTCGATAAAGACAACAACCGACTGGATAATATACTTCAATTTGAGCACAGTGTTATCAATGGCTTGCAGGAAACGGTAAATGATTACAGGGAATTGTTTGCTGCACAGAAAAACTATCAGTCAAAAGAGAATTCTTCCTTATTTGTTGCTGTTTATGAAGCATTCAACAGGTTTGAAGAGACATTCCTAAAAATTTCAGGTATCATTGAAGGACTGAAAAAAGAGAAACTTTCCATAGATAATCTTAAGGATGGATTTATAGCGCAATATGAGCAGTTAAAAGAAGAATTTTCCAAAATAAAAAGGGAAATCAATTTACCTAATATAGAAGCCGACGCGTATGTTAGGTTGTCCAAAGACCTTGATCTGCAAAACGCAAAATTGATAGAAATCGGTAAGCTTGATCAACGAAGGGAGCAAGCTTTGCAAAAGCTCAAACAAGCACTTGTAGACCTTAAAGGGCTATGGCATGCAGAATATCAATTGGTAGTGGAAGAAGTGCAAAAGCTGAATAACGACCAGTCTAAATTAAGAATTGAAGTCAACTTTAAAGGGAATAAGGATCGTTTCAAAGAGTTTATAAGAGCGAGTGTCCGGGGAAGTGGTTTACGCGATGCAGCTTTGTCGGAAATAGCAGATCATTACGCAGATTTGATTGAGGTCTATAATGATCTTAGGGTGGATGGTAGCAAAGTGAGCCGTATTTTATCCGGAGGTAATAACCTTTCAAATTTTACTGGTAAGTTCAAAGATAATATTAATGCATTCCTGACCTACCGTGTACCGGACAAATATGTGATCTACTATAACGGAAGGCCATTAAATGAACACTCCCTAGGACAAAGAGCGTCTGCACTTATCTTGTTTATCCTGACCTTAAAGGAGAACGATATCATCATCATCGATCAACCCGAAGATGATTTGGATAACCAGACTATTTATTCAGATGTAATTACCGAACTAAGAAAGTTGAAAGACAGTACTCAATTTGTATTTGCAACACATAACCCCAATATACCTGTTCTTGGGGATTGCGAGCAAACGATCTGCTGTTCTTATCACAATGGTGTAATTTCTACAACAGAAGGCAGTATTGATGACACTAGCATACAAAAAAGGATTGTAAACATTATGGAAGGCGGCGAAGAAGCCTTTAACCAACGTAAAATGATATACGAATTATGGAAGCATTAG